The Deltaproteobacteria bacterium genome has a window encoding:
- a CDS encoding class I SAM-dependent methyltransferase — translation MERGYQYNLSRIHHDKLYDREGRERKARTAAAVLSDFLSNDLSGLTVLDVGSSTGIVGSYLSGFFGKVIGIDIDREAVEFARQAFPKSNLEFRLGDAVNLDFEDQTFSVVICMHVYEHVPDANKLISEIYRVLNPGGVCYFAAGNRLNINEAHYELPFLSVIPRPLAHVYMRLAGKGNYYYEKHLSYWGLKKLARRFEIIDYTKRIIEAPGLFQAEYMVRPGTITGALAKAVAHYAFWLCPSYIWLLRKPNY, via the coding sequence TGGAAAGGGGATATCAATACAACCTTTCGAGAATTCACCATGATAAATTATATGACCGGGAAGGCCGGGAGAGAAAAGCCAGGACCGCCGCGGCGGTGCTGAGCGACTTTCTGAGCAACGACCTCAGCGGCCTGACGGTCCTGGATGTGGGATCATCCACAGGCATCGTGGGCAGCTATCTGTCTGGCTTTTTTGGAAAGGTCATTGGTATTGACATTGACCGAGAGGCGGTTGAATTTGCCCGGCAGGCCTTTCCTAAGAGTAATTTAGAATTCCGCCTCGGGGACGCCGTGAATCTGGATTTTGAAGATCAAACCTTTAGCGTGGTTATCTGTATGCATGTCTATGAGCACGTCCCTGACGCTAACAAGCTCATTTCTGAGATTTACCGGGTCCTGAACCCGGGCGGCGTCTGCTATTTTGCCGCTGGCAATCGCCTCAACATCAATGAGGCCCATTATGAGCTCCCGTTTCTATCCGTAATCCCGAGACCCCTGGCGCACGTTTACATGAGGCTGGCTGGCAAAGGGAATTATTACTATGAGAAGCATCTCAGTTACTGGGGACTCAAAAAGCTGGCCCGCCGCTTTGAAATAATAGACTATACCAAAAGGATCATCGAGGCCCCGGGGTTATTTCAGGCAGAGTACATGGTCAGACCGGGGACTATAACGGGAGCCCTGGCAAAAGCGGTGGCGCATTACGCCTTCTGGCTGTGCCCCAGCTACATCTGGCTGCTCAGAAAGCCGAATTATTAA
- a CDS encoding flippase-like domain-containing protein, with translation MTQETVNNQRPRRRVTLALRAALLIVVLLFVGSVLYRSILEVDWSIVVIRPGLIVSGAMIILAASLVGSRLYQGVYRRLGSNLSLSQAFVLLTVPPLGKYLPGKVLSMAGHAALARSFSIPIRVSGSAIVLIMGLGLAAATLLGLVLVTIQAHRRLDWEFLQFGLPVGAALIVMLILLHPAIYWRVVNFALRLLRQPRLEVNLSLGKMMGLFFGFLIQLGLYICGASVMVLGIVEMPSLVLPTIIGASCLASVAGFVAVFAPAGIGVYEGILLVMLTPVIGAGAAGIVAILMRLAQTAADLSLAAAGLITLQWLRRRRNG, from the coding sequence ATGACGCAAGAGACGGTCAATAATCAGCGCCCGCGCCGGCGGGTCACTTTAGCCCTCAGGGCGGCTCTCCTGATCGTGGTGCTGCTGTTCGTGGGCAGCGTGTTATACCGGTCAATCCTTGAGGTTGACTGGTCTATCGTGGTCATCCGGCCCGGGCTGATCGTGTCCGGCGCGATGATCATCCTGGCCGCAAGCCTGGTCGGTTCACGGCTTTATCAAGGTGTTTACCGTCGGCTCGGCTCAAACCTGTCATTAAGCCAGGCCTTTGTACTGCTCACCGTGCCGCCATTAGGCAAATACCTTCCGGGCAAGGTCCTTTCCATGGCCGGGCACGCCGCCCTGGCCAGGTCCTTTAGCATACCGATCAGGGTCAGCGGCTCGGCCATTGTCTTGATCATGGGACTGGGTCTGGCCGCGGCCACCCTGCTCGGCCTGGTGCTGGTAACGATCCAGGCTCACCGGCGCCTGGACTGGGAATTTCTTCAGTTTGGCCTGCCGGTCGGCGCGGCTTTAATAGTCATGCTTATCCTGCTTCACCCGGCCATCTACTGGCGCGTTGTGAACTTTGCCTTACGCCTCTTAAGGCAGCCGCGGCTTGAGGTAAATCTCAGCCTGGGGAAGATGATGGGGCTGTTTTTCGGGTTTCTGATTCAGCTTGGTCTGTATATCTGCGGCGCATCGGTTATGGTGCTGGGGATTGTGGAAATGCCTTCTCTGGTTCTGCCCACCATCATCGGGGCATCTTGTCTGGCCAGCGTGGCCGGTTTTGTGGCCGTATTCGCCCCGGCCGGTATCGGCGTGTACGAGGGGATTTTATTGGTGATGCTCACGCCGGTCATCGGGGCCGGGGCCGCCGGGATCGTGGCCATTCTGATGAGGCTGGCTCAAACCGCGGCCGATCTGTCTTTAGCGGCCGCCGGTCTGATAACGCTGCAATGGCTAAGGCGCAGGCGAAACGGCTGA